A region from the Sulfitobacter sp. D7 genome encodes:
- a CDS encoding ATPase produces the protein MNAPTSTVLAPPPPKRLEDMKLPIVMMRDILLKTIFRKNVEMVSDLAQALCLPTQVTQEMVDQARGQRLLEATGTLSATSGNEMGYQLTDAGKARALDALAQSEYFGAMPVPLEVYREQVKRQSVRNVQITRDQLTGAMGHLVLPDSLLDHLGPAVSAGRSILMYGPPGNGKSSISNGIRDALGDKVYVPRAIEYAGQVITVYDPIVHSSAEAEVQDPTSLRRITRYDARYVCCERPTVITGGELTLDMLDLVYNPTARTYQAPLQLKATGGIFIVDDLGRQQEPPQSIINRWIVPLEESKDILALQSGEKFEVPFDTLVIFSTNFHPNEIFDQAALRRIFFKIKIDGPDQENFLKIFAMVARKRGMPLDEATLIHLLKVKYPTIDNVYANYQPNFLIDQMIAICDFEGIPYQMNPDLVDRAWANMFVRDEVIVK, from the coding sequence ATGAACGCCCCGACCAGCACAGTGCTTGCCCCGCCGCCCCCCAAGCGGTTGGAGGATATGAAACTGCCCATCGTGATGATGCGCGACATCCTTCTGAAAACGATCTTTCGCAAGAACGTCGAAATGGTCAGCGATCTGGCCCAAGCGCTCTGCCTGCCGACCCAAGTCACGCAAGAAATGGTCGACCAAGCCCGCGGCCAGCGCCTGCTAGAGGCGACAGGCACGCTCAGCGCCACCAGCGGCAATGAAATGGGCTATCAACTGACCGACGCTGGCAAAGCGCGCGCCTTGGATGCGCTGGCGCAATCGGAATATTTCGGCGCTATGCCCGTCCCGCTTGAGGTCTACCGCGAGCAGGTCAAACGCCAATCCGTGCGCAACGTGCAAATCACCCGCGATCAGCTCACCGGGGCCATGGGCCATCTGGTGCTGCCCGACAGCCTGTTGGACCACCTTGGGCCTGCCGTCTCTGCCGGGCGGTCAATCTTGATGTACGGCCCGCCGGGAAACGGAAAATCAAGCATTTCCAACGGCATCCGCGACGCGCTTGGTGATAAGGTCTATGTCCCCCGCGCCATTGAATACGCGGGCCAAGTCATCACCGTCTATGACCCGATCGTGCATTCCTCCGCCGAGGCAGAGGTCCAAGACCCGACCTCCCTGCGCCGTATCACCCGTTATGACGCCCGCTATGTCTGCTGCGAACGCCCGACGGTCATCACCGGCGGTGAGTTGACGCTCGACATGCTCGATCTGGTCTACAACCCCACGGCCCGAACCTATCAGGCCCCGCTGCAACTCAAAGCCACCGGCGGCATCTTTATCGTCGATGACCTTGGCCGTCAGCAAGAGCCACCGCAAAGCATCATCAACCGCTGGATCGTGCCGCTTGAGGAAAGCAAAGACATCCTCGCCCTGCAATCGGGTGAGAAATTCGAGGTGCCCTTCGACACGCTGGTGATTTTCTCAACCAACTTCCACCCGAATGAGATTTTTGATCAAGCGGCCCTACGGCGTATTTTCTTCAAGATCAAAATCGACGGGCCGGACCAAGAGAACTTCCTCAAGATCTTTGCCATGGTCGCCCGCAAACGCGGCATGCCACTGGATGAAGCGACGCTGATCCATCTACTCAAGGTGAAATACCCGACCATCGACAACGTCTATGCGAACTATCAGCCGAACTTCCTGATCGACCAGATGATCGCCATTTGCGATTTCGAAGGCATCCCCTATCAGATGAACCCCGATCTGGTGGACCGTGCATGGGCCAATATGTTCGTCCGCGATGAGGTGATCGTTAAATAG
- a CDS encoding ligase-associated DNA damage response DEXH box helicase: protein MRALPPKFADWFAQNGWSLHPHQQEMLDRAAAPALLLIAPTGGGKTLAGFLPTLVDLAEQEHEGMHTLYISPLKALAADIKRNLTRPVDEMRLPIRIEDRTGDTPQSRRRRQRADPPHILLTTPESLALLTSYEDAARTFRGLKRVVIDEIHALAESKRGDQLMLALTRLQALCPGLKRVGLSATVEDPSAIAHLMARHPDPCEVLLADPGPAPDIQMLHTEEAPPWAGGGAAYSIPAVLEQVRQHKTTLIFHNTRAQAEIFFHKLWLANEDALPIAIHHGSLDRAQREKVEAAMVRGDLRAIVCTGTLDLGIDWGDVDLIIQIGAPKNVKRLVQRIGRANHRYNAPSKALLVPANRFEVVECVAALEAVLEGALDGDPRGPGPRDVLCQHILIAACAGPFDADDLFAQVRSAGAYAALSRADFDACLDFCATGGYALRAYDRWQRLLQRSDGQWQLRDPRAAQRIRMNIGTIQDTDKLKVRMKRNRGGKPLGEIEEGFAATLTKGDTFLIGGQIVRYEGLRETVVEVSRNAAKKPKVATFGGTKFATSTQLSARVQQMFTQDSWPELPRHTAEWLTLQREVSQLPQPGTLLVESFPHDFAEQTVFYGFAGRNGQQTLGLLLTKRMEDLGLRPLGFVATDYATLIWGLSPVDDPAPLLDPSVLHEGLDSWLAGNAVMKRTFRAAATIAGLIERNSPKARKSGRQTTFSSDILYDTLQRYEPDHLMLDITREEALSGLVDFGRIEEMLGRIAGRITHRKLTRVSPLAAPLFLEMGRVPVEGAGQERMLAEEAERLMEASGLAQLTPPPSDQPPWRDGR from the coding sequence ATGCGCGCCCTACCCCCCAAATTCGCCGATTGGTTCGCCCAGAACGGCTGGTCCCTGCACCCGCACCAGCAGGAAATGCTGGACCGTGCCGCGGCCCCCGCCCTGCTGCTCATCGCCCCCACAGGCGGCGGTAAAACGCTGGCCGGTTTTCTGCCCACCCTCGTTGATCTGGCCGAGCAAGAGCACGAGGGGATGCACACGCTCTACATCTCCCCCCTCAAAGCGCTGGCTGCGGATATCAAACGCAACCTGACCCGCCCGGTGGACGAAATGCGCCTGCCCATCCGCATCGAGGATCGCACCGGCGACACCCCGCAATCGCGCCGCCGCCGCCAGCGCGCCGACCCGCCGCATATCCTGCTGACCACGCCGGAAAGCCTCGCTCTGCTGACCTCCTACGAGGACGCCGCCCGCACCTTTCGCGGTCTCAAACGCGTGGTGATCGATGAAATCCACGCCCTCGCCGAAAGCAAACGCGGCGACCAGTTGATGCTGGCACTGACCCGTCTTCAAGCCCTCTGCCCCGGCCTCAAACGGGTGGGCCTCTCGGCCACGGTCGAAGACCCTTCGGCCATCGCCCATCTCATGGCCCGCCACCCGGACCCTTGCGAAGTGCTGCTGGCCGATCCGGGCCCCGCCCCCGACATCCAGATGCTACACACCGAGGAAGCCCCGCCTTGGGCCGGGGGCGGTGCTGCCTATTCAATTCCAGCGGTGCTTGAGCAAGTGCGCCAACACAAGACCACGCTGATCTTCCACAACACCCGCGCGCAGGCCGAGATTTTCTTTCACAAACTCTGGCTCGCCAATGAAGACGCCCTGCCGATCGCGATCCACCACGGGAGCTTGGATCGCGCCCAACGCGAAAAGGTCGAAGCCGCCATGGTGCGCGGCGATCTGCGCGCCATCGTCTGCACCGGCACGCTTGATCTTGGCATCGACTGGGGCGACGTCGACCTCATCATCCAGATCGGCGCCCCCAAAAACGTAAAGCGGCTGGTCCAACGCATCGGCCGCGCCAACCACCGCTACAACGCGCCCTCCAAGGCACTTTTGGTGCCTGCCAACCGCTTTGAAGTGGTCGAATGCGTGGCCGCGCTAGAGGCTGTCCTCGAAGGCGCGCTCGACGGCGACCCGCGCGGCCCCGGCCCGCGCGATGTGCTGTGCCAACATATCCTCATCGCCGCCTGCGCAGGTCCCTTTGACGCTGACGACCTCTTCGCGCAGGTCCGTTCCGCCGGGGCCTACGCCGCACTGTCCCGCGCCGACTTCGACGCCTGCCTCGATTTCTGTGCCACCGGCGGCTATGCCCTGCGCGCCTACGACCGCTGGCAACGCCTGCTGCAACGCTCCGATGGCCAGTGGCAACTGCGTGACCCGCGCGCCGCCCAACGCATCCGCATGAACATCGGCACAATCCAAGATACCGATAAGCTGAAGGTCCGCATGAAACGCAACCGCGGCGGCAAACCGCTGGGCGAGATCGAAGAAGGCTTTGCCGCAACGCTCACCAAAGGCGACACCTTTCTGATCGGCGGCCAAATCGTACGCTACGAAGGCCTGCGCGAAACCGTTGTCGAAGTCAGCCGCAACGCCGCAAAAAAGCCCAAGGTGGCCACCTTCGGCGGCACGAAATTCGCCACCTCCACCCAGCTTTCGGCCCGCGTGCAACAGATGTTCACGCAAGACAGTTGGCCCGAATTGCCGCGCCACACCGCCGAATGGCTGACCTTGCAACGTGAGGTCAGCCAATTACCACAACCCGGCACGCTGCTGGTCGAAAGCTTCCCCCATGACTTTGCCGAACAAACGGTCTTCTACGGTTTTGCCGGCCGCAACGGTCAGCAAACGCTAGGCCTCCTGCTGACCAAACGCATGGAAGACCTTGGCCTGCGCCCCTTGGGCTTCGTAGCAACAGACTATGCCACGCTCATCTGGGGCCTCTCCCCCGTCGACGACCCCGCGCCGCTGCTCGACCCCAGCGTGCTGCACGAGGGTCTCGACAGTTGGCTTGCGGGCAATGCCGTGATGAAACGTACCTTCCGGGCCGCGGCGACCATCGCCGGGCTGATCGAACGCAACAGCCCCAAAGCACGCAAATCCGGGCGACAGACGACCTTCTCCAGCGACATCCTCTACGACACATTACAACGCTATGAACCGGACCATCTGATGCTCGACATCACCCGTGAGGAAGCCTTGAGCGGTCTGGTGGATTTTGGCAGGATCGAAGAGATGCTGGGCCGCATCGCCGGGCGCATCACCCACCGCAAACTGACCCGCGTAAGCCCGCTCGCCGCACCGCTGTTTCTGGAAATGGGCCGTGTGCCTGTCGAAGGCGCCGGACAGGAACGCATGCTGGCGGAAGAGGCCGAAAGACTGATGGAAGCCTCCGGCCTCGCGCAGCTCACTCCGCCGCCCTCGGATCAGCCGCCTTGGCGAGATGGGCGTTGA
- the pdeM gene encoding ligase-associated DNA damage response endonuclease PdeM: MNSLNFSFAGAALTALGSGALLWRDRDLLCVSDLHLGKSERIARRGGSALPPYETRDTLNRLAADLSFTQARHVICLGDSFDDLGAARALPEEERLWILGLQAGRRWDWIEGNHDPGPVGLGGTHLGEIALGPLTFRHIAASEGRGEVSGHYHPKASIRARGRSISRPAFLFDSKRLILPAYGTYTGGLRSQSRVLCDLMGPEACAVLTGAQPVAIPMPGKAR; the protein is encoded by the coding sequence ATGAACAGCCTTAATTTTTCATTCGCCGGCGCGGCGCTTACCGCGCTTGGCTCTGGCGCGCTTTTGTGGCGCGACCGGGATTTGCTATGCGTAAGCGACCTGCATCTGGGCAAGTCTGAGCGGATCGCGCGGCGCGGCGGGTCGGCACTGCCGCCTTATGAGACCCGCGATACGTTGAACCGTCTGGCAGCGGATCTGTCCTTTACGCAGGCGCGACATGTGATCTGCCTTGGCGATAGTTTCGACGACCTTGGCGCGGCGCGAGCGCTGCCAGAGGAAGAGCGGTTGTGGATACTGGGCCTGCAAGCCGGACGGCGGTGGGATTGGATTGAGGGCAATCATGATCCCGGCCCCGTAGGCTTGGGCGGCACGCATTTGGGAGAGATAGCGCTCGGCCCGCTGACCTTTCGGCATATCGCCGCGAGCGAGGGCCGGGGCGAGGTGTCGGGGCATTATCATCCTAAGGCATCGATCCGTGCGCGGGGCCGCAGCATCTCGCGTCCGGCCTTTCTGTTTGACAGCAAGCGGCTGATCCTGCCTGCATATGGCACCTATACCGGCGGGCTGCGCAGCCAGTCGCGGGTGCTTTGTGATTTGATGGGGCCGGAAGCCTGCGCGGTGCTGACAGGCGCGCAACCAGTGGCGATCCCCATGCCCGGAAAGGCGAGATGA
- a CDS encoding PaaI family thioesterase, which produces MMDQIEHRVRESFGKQTMMQTLGAEIIDVQPGLVRVTAPVLPGAMQQQGFGHAGLTFSIGDSAAGYAALSMLPPEVDVVTSEIKINLLAPARGDRLIATGRVVKPGRRLCVVTAEVHAETDGAAKLIAILQGTIVPVSAS; this is translated from the coding sequence ATGATGGACCAGATTGAACACCGGGTGCGGGAGAGCTTTGGCAAACAGACCATGATGCAAACCTTGGGGGCGGAGATCATCGACGTGCAGCCCGGTTTGGTCCGGGTCACGGCACCGGTCCTGCCCGGCGCGATGCAGCAGCAGGGTTTTGGCCATGCGGGGCTGACATTTTCCATCGGCGATTCCGCGGCTGGTTATGCAGCGTTGAGCATGCTGCCGCCGGAGGTTGATGTTGTCACGTCTGAGATCAAGATCAACCTGCTGGCCCCCGCCCGTGGGGACCGGCTGATTGCCACGGGCCGGGTGGTAAAACCGGGCCGGCGGCTTTGTGTCGTAACCGCAGAGGTGCATGCGGAGACGGATGGCGCGGCCAAGCTCATCGCCATCCTGCAGGGCACCATCGTGCCTGTGTCTGCCTCTTAG